In Flammeovirga kamogawensis, the sequence CCGTCTTTATCTTCTACTCTAACAGTAACAAAAGAGAGGTCGGCTCCATCTGCTGTAATCACGTGTTTATCTGGAACAACAGTTAATTTTGCAGGTGCACCAGCTGTTACAATCACTTTCTCTGCGGCTACTTTACCATCTTTATACGCAACAACTTTTAATTCACCCGGTTCGTAAGCAACATTCCAATTTAAACGGTAAGGAGAATCCCATGTTTTTTCTGGTCGCTTCCAAAATTTAAAATCAGCAGGAATAGTGGTTTTATCAACACCCATCACTTTTTTTCCCAATGATTTTCCATTTAAGAAAAGCTCTGCTTCGTCGCAGTTTGTATAACAATATACTGGAATTTCTTCCTGATCTGTACCTTTCCAATTCCAATGAGGTAAAATATGTACCATTGGTTTTTCAGTCCATCTACTTTGATAATAATAGAATCTGTCTTTTGGAAAACCACATAAATCTACAATTCCAAAATAAGAACTTCTAGATGGCCAATCACCTGTCCATTTTCCATTTGTTTCGTTATCTCTTCCATTAAATGGGGTAGGCTCTCCTAAATAATCAAAACCAGTCCAAACAAATTCACCTAAGGAACGTGTCATTGTTTCTTGCGCATACGTCTCGAAATCTGGAGGATATGCCCAAGGTGGACTAATAATATCATAACTGGTAATTTGGAAAGAATCATGTTTTTCATAATTCTCTAACGGTAAATGATATACACCTCTAGAGCTTACAACAGATGAGGTTTCTGAACCATAAACAATATAGTTAGGGTTCATTGCCAATAGGTTGTCGTATTGTGTCGGTTTGTAATTCATACCAATAATATCTACGGCATCTGCTAATCCATTTTTTACAAAATGAGGATAGATACTTAAACCAGCAGAAACAGGTCTAGTAGGATCTTCATCATGACAGATATCTACAAGTGCTTTTGCCAATTCTCCTCCGTTTTCATGTCTTTGCTCCTTAATTTCGTTACCAATACTCCACATTACAACAGAGGGGTGATTACGATCGCGTTTAATCATATCTCTTAAGTCCCTTTCGTGCCACTCGTCCCAAACAGTGTTGTAACCATTTTCTACTTTTGGTGCCTTCCATTCATCAAAGGCTTCTACCTGAACAAGAATTCCAAGTTTGTCGCAAAGTTCTAATTGTTCTGGCGAAGGTGGATTATGGCTTGTTCGGATGGCATTTACACCCATACTTTTCATTATTTCTAACTGACGCTGAGTTGCTCGATAATTTACTGCTGCCCCTAAAGGACCTAAATCATGATGCATACAAACTCCCTTAAACTTTGTGGGTTTTCCGTTTAATAAGAAACCCTTATCACGTGAATAGTCGATCGTACGCACACCAAAAGTGGTTGCGTACGAATCTATTACTTGGTTATTGTTTAAGATAATTGAATTTGAAGTGTATAAATATGGATTCTCAGTATCCCATAAGATTGGTTCACTGATGCTAATTTCTTGTTTAATAACAGAAGGCTTCCCTGTTTTAGACTCAAATTTAGAGGCTAAAACACCAACTTGCTGTCCATTTTTATTTAAAATAATAGTCTTTAAAGTGTAGTCTCCATTTTGCGGTGATTGGTTTTCTATAGTTGTTTCTATAGCCACAACAGCACTTTTTAGTTCTACTTTAGGAGTAGTTATGTACGTTCCCCAGTGAGCTACATGTATAGGATTTTGTATATCTAACCACACATTTCTATATATTCCTGCACCAGGGTACCATCTAGCAGATAAGTCTTTAGGAGCAACACGAACAGCCAGTACATTTTCTTTTCCATATTGAATATATGGTGTTAAATCTACTTCAAAACCGATGTAGCCAAATGGACGAGCTCCTACTTTTTTTCCATTAAGATACACTTCGGCATTGTTCATCACTCCATCAAAAGCAACTTTAATTACATTCCCTTTTTGATTTTCAGAAATAGTAAAACTTTTTCGGTACCAAGCCGTGCCAAAAATTGGCAATCCACCAGTTCTGGCATCATGCTTTTCGTCAAAAGGTCCTTCAATAGCCCAATCATGTGGCAAATTTAATTTTCGCCAGCTGCTATCGTCAAAATCCTTATTTGCTTCTGTTCCAATTTCTCCCTTTTTAAAGGTCCAATCTTCATTAAAAGACTGACGTGCTAGTGGAATTTCGTTCTCGTATGTAGAACAGAATCCCATAGTACTTATTGCTAATAACAATAGTACATTAAAAAATTGCTTGTACATTCTTATATCGTTGCTTGTGACTGAGCTATAAAGCTTCTATTTCATTTCGATTGCCCCCATATCTGGCTTTCCTTTTATAGGATTACCTAATATATCTTTCTCTGTTGCGAGACCTAAAAATAATCCATTATTATCTCCAGGAATAGCTGTTATTTCAATTCCCTTATCTTTTACAAGGCGCTCATTCTGAGGTACAAAATCTTGTAACGTAGTGCCTGAAATATTTTTAAATTTAGGGTCTCCAAAACTAGGAGCTTCATCTTTTATAGGTGCTTTATCTGGCCAATTGTTCTTTCTTAAAAAAAGATTATTTTTAAAGACAATATTTTCTATTAAAGATTGACCTGCTACTTCTGGTTTGTATTGATCTCCTAAAACTTGTTTGCTTTTGCCTTCTATATAAAAAATATTATTAGCTATAAAAACACCTTTTGATGCTCTATCTACTGCTACCTTAGCCTGAATATCATCTTTAACATAGATTGTATTATTATAGAAGTAGCTGTTGTAAGGACCTTTTCGTTCTCTATCTTTACCATTAAATCCACTTAGCCAAAACGTTTTTCCTTCCTGAGAAGCAACTCCTTTTTCTTTTATCCTATAGCCATCATTAATACTAATATTGTAACGGTAAGCACAGTTAAAGTTATTGCCTAATATTTCGCAAAAACCTCCTGCATTGTTTTCGCTTAAATTGTATTGAACAATTACGTTAGTACAATTAAAATCTATATGACACCCTGCCGAATCAGCTGGACCTTTAGCATTACGAAATTCGTTATGTTCAATTACAAAATTTGTACAACCCCAAGTCCATAAACCACTACCTCTACCCCATTTGCGTGAATCTCCATTATCGCCTGAGTAGTTTATGATATTATTTCTTATTTGTGCATTTAAAATACCTCCAAATTGCATACCTGGCCCACCTGTCTTGTAAACAGTGTTATTCTCTACTAGAATATTCTGAACATTCTGCTTCTTTCCATTAAATTTTATTCCTGTATGTGCCACATTCGTTACGTGGCAACCTTTTACAATTACATCTTTAATTGTAGCATCACTGGTAGCATTAATTAAACGGATTCCCCATCCGTAGCCTTGTGTGCCATTTGCAGTAAAAGATTCTTTAGCACCTCTTTCAAAGTTTTTATTCATTAAGAATACATCTTTTACTGTTAAGTTTTCTAATTCAATATTAGAATAAGTACCAGATTTAGAAGTTGTTATTAATACTCCACAACGCATAGATTTTTTAGTAATCTTTTCTGATACCCCTCCTGCATCTGCTGTAATAGTTAAATCATGTATTCTTACATAGCTACTATTATTAATCAGAATACCATTGTTATAACCTTTTGCATCAATTACTGGTAAGATTGTAGAAGGCATTGAAGGATCAGAATAGCTTCCAATCTCAATAAAATTATTTTTCGCTCCGTTTACATTTTCTAGTGTTAATGTACCCTCATAAGTAAGTCCGTTTGCAAGTAGTACCACATCACCAGCAGTTAATTTAAGACGGTTTACTTTCCCTAAACTTTTAAATGCTTTCTTTTTACTTGTACCATTATGTTTATTACTACCTGTTTTAGCATTTACATAATACGTTGTAGCATTAGAATTGAGCGCGATTAAAAATAAGCCTACTAGAAGTAGTATTTTATTTTTCGTTTTCATTTTCTTAAAATTTATATTTTTGAATGCACCTTTATTTCATTGATGCTTTTTTCTTCTTCTTTGTTTTCTTCTTTACCTCAAAACCTCTAAACTCTGCTTTTCCTTCTCCTTCTACACTCCATGGAGTTACATAATCTTTTACTAAAGGAGCTTCATTTTGAGGTAAATAGCTTGCCAATTCTTTCTTTTTCTCTTGGTACCCTTCACTTTGTGCTAGGTTATACCATTCGTTATCATCTTCTGTATGAAAATAAAGTTCTTCTGTTCCATCATAGTATCTGATGTAACGATAATCTTCTGTACGTACGGCGTAATTTCCTTTGCCCCAAGATGTAATTGCAGGTTGTTTTAGTATCTTATTTGGATGTTTTAAAACAGGTACTAAACTTTCTCCATCTACATATTTTGGTGTTTCTACTGCAGCAAAATCTGCAATTGTTTTATAAATATTGATTAGAGACACTGCTTCATCATACTTTTCTCCACCTTTAACTTTACTATCTTTTCTAGGATCATAAATAATAAAAGGAACTTTTGTTGCTTCTTCCCACAAAGTGAATTTTTTGAAAGACATTTTCTCACCTAAGTGATAACCATGATCTGACCAAAGTACAACAATTGTATTGTCTGCATATTCACTATTTTCTAAAGCTTCTAAAACTCTACCAATATTAAAATCTGCCCAAGAAATACATGCCAAATATGCCCTTCTTACATCTTCCCACTTTCCTTCTTTTTTAAAGAAATTATAGTCCCCTGCTTTTCTCATTCCTAAACCTTCTTTAGGAATATCCATTAAATCTTCTTCGTAGATGGCAGGTGCTTGAATGTTTTCTGGTAATGCATCAAAAAATCTTTTTGGAGCATCAAAAGGTAAGTGCGGTTTTACAATTCCTACTGCTAAGAAAAATGGTTTGTCGTGTTTTTCATTTAAAACATCTATACCGTAAGATGCAACCTGAAAATCTTTATGATCTTCATCTGCATGATGAGTAGGTCTAAAAGACATCTTTTTATTTTTCATGAAGCCTTCTCCCTCTACATAAATTTGCTTACCACCTTTCGTCTCTTCATAGTGCGTCCATTCTCTATTATCACTTAAATTTCCATGATGAATTTTACCTGCTCCAAAAGTTTCATATCCATTCTCTTTTAATAAACGAGGTAGAGAGGTATACTCTTTCATTAACGTTGCATGAATATCGTGCTCATAAAATGGATACAATCCAGAATTAAATGGTTCTACTCCATAAAGAAGTGAATTTCTACTAGGAGAACAACCCGGAGCCGAACAATGTGCATTCGTGAAGTTTACACCTTGATCAGCCAATTTATCCATATTTGGCGTAATTGTTTGCTCATGCCCTCCTAAAAAACCAGTCCAATCATTCATATCATCAATAGCTATAAATAATATGTTTGGTCTTTTTTCTGATTTTTCTTGGCAGAAACCATTTGAAAAAATGATTACAGTTAAAAAAACAGTTAGTAGTATGTTGTAAGTATATCTCATTTCATTAAAAAATATAAAGATGAATAACACATCAAGTAGATAAATTTGTTAAGCACAATATTGACTAAAAAAAATTACGATAAAATCCAACTGCAAAATGCTGACACATATAATAAGTAATATGCTACTTTACTTAGAGAGTTAACACAAAAGAGACCAAAGGTGTAGAATAGTGCTCTTTTGAAATCCTACCCTATTATGATAAAAACAGGGTTTAATTCAATAAATTGTGCTTTTTTAGTGCAGGTTCGTTGTATTTTTCCATCTGTACAAAAAGTTCTTTATGCAGTCTCTGTGCTATCTTTTGATAAGCAGGATCAGTATAAAAATTAATTAATTCATCTGGATCCTCTTGTAAATCGAATAACCAAGGCTTATCATTTGGAGAAACAACAAGTTTATATCTGTTATCTACTGCTGCTACCCACTTACTTCTTGCATTAGTGATGTACACAATTCTATCTTCTTCAATACGTTTTTTCTTACTTTTAAAATCTACAGAAGCATCTATACCATGAAACTTATATTCTGAATGGTCAACATCCATTAAACCCAAAATAGTAGGTGTAAAATCTGCCATTGTAAATGCTTTATTAATCTGTTTACCACTCTTCACTTTCTTAGGGTATCTAAGCATAAAAGCAACACGTGCAGAGGTCTCATAAGGCAAGCCTTTATTTTGTTTTCCATGTTCTCCAAGTAAATCACCATGGTCTGAAGTAAAGACTACTATTGTATTTTCTTCTAAATTGTTTTCTTTTAAGAAGCTAAGTATACGCCCAACGTTATCATCTACACATTTTACCATTCCATAATATTGTCTCATAGCATTCTGATTAATAGCTTTTACAGAATTTTTCTTTTTTCTACTTACCCATAATGGAGATTCATCACCTTCTTTATAAGCTGTTCTAGGCTCTTCAAAAGTTAAATGATCATACATTGTGTTATATGGAGCACGTACGTGATTTGGTCCATGAGGATCTGGAATTGATAACATTAAACAGAAGGGCTTATCTTTATCTTGTTCCAGAATTTTTAATGCTCTATCTACTAGAAAATCTGTTGTAAAAGATTTTTCGTTTGCTTTCTCTTGATCAAAAACTAAATTACCGTTCTTTTTTACTACCTGATCTACAACTACTCCTTCTTTTTCTTCTTTTAGAATTTTCCAATGTCCTCTGTTCATCATGTATCTATTATGATCAAATCCAAACTTCCTAGCAGGTTCAAAACCAGGTTTATCCTCTCCATCTAAATGCCATTTTCCAACATAAGATGTAGCATATCCATTGTCCTTTAATATCT encodes:
- a CDS encoding right-handed parallel beta-helix repeat-containing protein; its protein translation is MKTKNKILLLVGLFLIALNSNATTYYVNAKTGSNKHNGTSKKKAFKSLGKVNRLKLTAGDVVLLANGLTYEGTLTLENVNGAKNNFIEIGSYSDPSMPSTILPVIDAKGYNNGILINNSSYVRIHDLTITADAGGVSEKITKKSMRCGVLITTSKSGTYSNIELENLTVKDVFLMNKNFERGAKESFTANGTQGYGWGIRLINATSDATIKDVIVKGCHVTNVAHTGIKFNGKKQNVQNILVENNTVYKTGGPGMQFGGILNAQIRNNIINYSGDNGDSRKWGRGSGLWTWGCTNFVIEHNEFRNAKGPADSAGCHIDFNCTNVIVQYNLSENNAGGFCEILGNNFNCAYRYNISINDGYRIKEKGVASQEGKTFWLSGFNGKDRERKGPYNSYFYNNTIYVKDDIQAKVAVDRASKGVFIANNIFYIEGKSKQVLGDQYKPEVAGQSLIENIVFKNNLFLRKNNWPDKAPIKDEAPSFGDPKFKNISGTTLQDFVPQNERLVKDKGIEITAIPGDNNGLFLGLATEKDILGNPIKGKPDMGAIEMK
- the galB gene encoding beta-galactosidase GalB, with product MYKQFFNVLLLLAISTMGFCSTYENEIPLARQSFNEDWTFKKGEIGTEANKDFDDSSWRKLNLPHDWAIEGPFDEKHDARTGGLPIFGTAWYRKSFTISENQKGNVIKVAFDGVMNNAEVYLNGKKVGARPFGYIGFEVDLTPYIQYGKENVLAVRVAPKDLSARWYPGAGIYRNVWLDIQNPIHVAHWGTYITTPKVELKSAVVAIETTIENQSPQNGDYTLKTIILNKNGQQVGVLASKFESKTGKPSVIKQEISISEPILWDTENPYLYTSNSIILNNNQVIDSYATTFGVRTIDYSRDKGFLLNGKPTKFKGVCMHHDLGPLGAAVNYRATQRQLEIMKSMGVNAIRTSHNPPSPEQLELCDKLGILVQVEAFDEWKAPKVENGYNTVWDEWHERDLRDMIKRDRNHPSVVMWSIGNEIKEQRHENGGELAKALVDICHDEDPTRPVSAGLSIYPHFVKNGLADAVDIIGMNYKPTQYDNLLAMNPNYIVYGSETSSVVSSRGVYHLPLENYEKHDSFQITSYDIISPPWAYPPDFETYAQETMTRSLGEFVWTGFDYLGEPTPFNGRDNETNGKWTGDWPSRSSYFGIVDLCGFPKDRFYYYQSRWTEKPMVHILPHWNWKGTDQEEIPVYCYTNCDEAELFLNGKSLGKKVMGVDKTTIPADFKFWKRPEKTWDSPYRLNWNVAYEPGELKVVAYKDGKVAAEKVIVTAGAPAKLTVVPDKHVITADGADLSFVTVRVEDKDGNFCPLASNLVTFEVDGVGTIAGVGNGNAATIESFQGNNRKAFNGLCMLIIKSVKGQTGYIKIKAKSEGLTTATLKIKATRKLNI
- a CDS encoding sulfatase family protein; this encodes MKKYLLLSLCFVSIGLTNFSFAQKNKKPNLLIIHTDEHNLRTLGCYRKTLSDEQAFMWGKETIVETPNLDKIAEGGVLCENWYATSPVCTPSRASMMTGLYPVATGSPINDMPLNDDVITFGQILKDNGYATSYVGKWHLDGEDKPGFEPARKFGFDHNRYMMNRGHWKILKEEKEGVVVDQVVKKNGNLVFDQEKANEKSFTTDFLVDRALKILEQDKDKPFCLMLSIPDPHGPNHVRAPYNTMYDHLTFEEPRTAYKEGDESPLWVSRKKKNSVKAINQNAMRQYYGMVKCVDDNVGRILSFLKENNLEENTIVVFTSDHGDLLGEHGKQNKGLPYETSARVAFMLRYPKKVKSGKQINKAFTMADFTPTILGLMDVDHSEYKFHGIDASVDFKSKKKRIEEDRIVYITNARSKWVAAVDNRYKLVVSPNDKPWLFDLQEDPDELINFYTDPAYQKIAQRLHKELFVQMEKYNEPALKKHNLLN
- a CDS encoding sulfatase; this translates as MRYTYNILLTVFLTVIIFSNGFCQEKSEKRPNILFIAIDDMNDWTGFLGGHEQTITPNMDKLADQGVNFTNAHCSAPGCSPSRNSLLYGVEPFNSGLYPFYEHDIHATLMKEYTSLPRLLKENGYETFGAGKIHHGNLSDNREWTHYEETKGGKQIYVEGEGFMKNKKMSFRPTHHADEDHKDFQVASYGIDVLNEKHDKPFFLAVGIVKPHLPFDAPKRFFDALPENIQAPAIYEEDLMDIPKEGLGMRKAGDYNFFKKEGKWEDVRRAYLACISWADFNIGRVLEALENSEYADNTIVVLWSDHGYHLGEKMSFKKFTLWEEATKVPFIIYDPRKDSKVKGGEKYDEAVSLINIYKTIADFAAVETPKYVDGESLVPVLKHPNKILKQPAITSWGKGNYAVRTEDYRYIRYYDGTEELYFHTEDDNEWYNLAQSEGYQEKKKELASYLPQNEAPLVKDYVTPWSVEGEGKAEFRGFEVKKKTKKKKKASMK